GTTGCGCGCGGCAAGCCCCAAAAGCGCTCTGGCCGATCTGGTCGAGGAAAAAATCCGGGCGCTCGAGAGCGAGGATCCCACTGCCGCTTTGGAAGAACGGCATCAGCAGGGATGGCGGCTCTTCGGTTGATTGGAGATCAAACAGCACACGCTATCGGCATGCAATCAAAACAAAGGGCGCCCTCTCGCGAAGGCGCCCTCGGCATTCGTGGTCTAAGACAATCACACGTCCAGGTTCGCCACCGAGAGGGCATTTTCCTGGATGAACTCGCGGCGGGGCTCCACCACGTCGCCCATAAGCTTGACGAAGAGATCGTCGGCGTCGGTCGTGTCCTTCACCTTCACCTGCAGCAGCGAGCGCACGTCGCGGTCGAGAGTCGTTTCCCAGAGCTGCTGGGCGGTCATCTCGCCGAGGCCCTTGTAGCGCTGGAGCTGCAGGCCCTTGCGGCCTGACGCGATGACGGCGTTGAACAGCGAGAGCGGACCGTCGATCTGCATCTCGTCGTTCTTGCGCACGAGCTTCGCAGGCTTCGCATAGACGTCCTGCAGAGTCGTGGCGCGCTCGTCGAGCTTCTTGGCTTCCTGGCTGGCAATCAGGGCCTGGTCGAGCGTCGCGGTCTGCGTCACGCCGCGCACGGTTCGCGAGAAGACGTAGCCGCCCTCGCGAACCTCGCCCGTCCAGCCGCGTTCGAGCTCTTCCGAGATCGCATCGAGGCGCTGCGCGATGTAGGCCGCAGCGGCAGGACCCTTCTGCGGATCCTCGGCCACGTCGGGACGCAATGCACCGGCAATCGCTGCCTGCTCCACGGCCTTGCGGTCGTAGCGGGTGTGCAGGCTGTTCAGCACCTGGCGCACGAGGCGGGCCTCGTCGATCAGGCCTTTGAGCTGGTCGCCCTGGAAGGCCACGCCGGTTTCGAGCTGCAGCGCGGCGTTCTCGACGCCTTCGCCGATGAGGTAATCTTCGAGCGCGCGCTCGTCCTTCAGGTAGATCGAGGACTTGCCGCGGGTCGCCTTGTAGAGCGGCGGCTGCGCGATGTAGAGGTGCCCGCGTTCGATCAGCTCAGGCATCTGCCGGAAGAAGAAGGTGAGCAGCAGGGTGCGGATGTGCGAGCCGTCCACGTCCGCGTCGGTCATGATGATGATGCGGTGGTAGCGCAGCTTGTCGAGGTTGAACTCCTCGCGGCCGATGCCGGTGCCGAGCGCCGTGATCAGCGTGCCGATTTCCTGGCTCGACAGCATCTTGTCGAAGCGCGCGCGCTCCACGTTCAGGATTTTGCCGCGCAGCGGCAGAACGGCCTGGAAGGCGCGGTCGCGGCCCTGCTTGGCGGAGCCGCCGGCCGAGTCGCCCTCGACGAGCAGCAATTCGCATTTCGACGGATCGCGCTCCTGGCAATCGGCGAGCTTGCCGGGAAGCGACGCGATGTCGAGCGCGCCCTTGCGGCGGGTGAGCTCGCGTGCCTTGCGGGCCGCCTCGCGGGCGGCGGCGGCTTCCACCACCTTGCCGACGAGGGTGCGGGCCTCCTGCGGGTGCTCCTCGAGCCAGTTGTTGAGCGCCTCGTTCATCACGTTCTCGACGGCGGGACGCACCTCGGACGAGACGAGCTTGTCCTTGGTCTGCGACGAGAATTTCGGATCCGGCACCTTCACGGACACGACAGCGGTCAGGCCCTCGCGGCAATCGTCACCGGTGAGCGAGACCTTTTCCTTCTTCGTGAGGCCGGAGGATTCCGCGTAGCCGTTCACCTGACGGGTCAGCGCCGCGCGGAAGCCCGCTAGGTGCGTGCCGCCATCGCGCTGCGGGATGTTGTTGGTGAAGCAGAGCACGTTCTCGTGGTACGAATCGTTCCACCACAGGGCCACCTCGACGCCGATGCCGTCCTTCTCGGAGCGGATCATGACCGGCTGCTGGATCAGCGGGGTCTTGGCGCGGTCGAGATAGCGCACGAAGGCCTCGACGCCGCCCTCGTACATCAGCTCCTCGCGCTTGTGCTCCGCATGGCGCTTGTCGGTGAGGACGATGCGCACGCCCGAGTTCAGGAACGCCAGCTCGCGCAGGCGGTGCTCCAGGGTCGCGTAGTCGAACTCCACCATGGTGAAGGTTTCGGGCGAGGGCGTGAAAGTCACTTCCGTGCCGCGCTTGCCCGGCGCATCGCCGACGACCGCGAGGGGCGCCACCGCGTCGCCGTGGCGGAACTCCATGAAGTGTTCCTTGCCGTTGCGATAGATGCGCAGCTTCAGGGAGGTGGAGAGCGCGTTCACCACCGAGACGCCAACCCCGTGCAGGCCGCCGGAAACCTTGTAGGAATTCTGGTCGAACTTACCGCCCGCGTGCAGCTGGGTCATGATGACCTCGGCGGCCGAGACGCCTTCGCCCTGGTGGATGTCGGTGGGAATGCCGCGGCCGTTGTCGGTGACGGTCACCGAGCCGTCCGCATTGAGCGTGACCGTTACTTCCGTAGCGTGACCGGCGAGCGCCTCGTCGATGGCGTTGTCCACCACCTCGTAGACCATGTGGTGCAGGCCCGAGCCGTCATCGGTATCGCCGATATACATGCCCGGCCGCTTGCGCACCGCATCAAGGCCCTTGAGGACCTTGATCGATTCCGCGCCATAGGCGTCGGCATTCACGTTGATAGCAGGTTCGGCCATTTGGGATCCTTCAGGACGCGCGAAAAAGGACAGGCACGCCAGGGTTTTGATTCGTCAGATCAGATATTTAGTGACGAATCGTTGAAATTTCACCCCCGCGCGTATATGCGCGCGTGAAAAGGGGCGGGAAAATCCACCAAAATCTGCCGAATCAGGGCCTTTGAAGGGTGGTTCTTCGTCTCAGAAGACTGCAGAGGAAAAGAACCCCAAAGACAAGGGTCGAGGCTCCCCAAATTAGACCCGCCTGTTCGACCATGACTCCTTCCTCAGGGTCATAGCAGCG
This region of Microvirga mediterraneensis genomic DNA includes:
- the gyrB gene encoding DNA topoisomerase (ATP-hydrolyzing) subunit B, yielding MAEPAINVNADAYGAESIKVLKGLDAVRKRPGMYIGDTDDGSGLHHMVYEVVDNAIDEALAGHATEVTVTLNADGSVTVTDNGRGIPTDIHQGEGVSAAEVIMTQLHAGGKFDQNSYKVSGGLHGVGVSVVNALSTSLKLRIYRNGKEHFMEFRHGDAVAPLAVVGDAPGKRGTEVTFTPSPETFTMVEFDYATLEHRLRELAFLNSGVRIVLTDKRHAEHKREELMYEGGVEAFVRYLDRAKTPLIQQPVMIRSEKDGIGVEVALWWNDSYHENVLCFTNNIPQRDGGTHLAGFRAALTRQVNGYAESSGLTKKEKVSLTGDDCREGLTAVVSVKVPDPKFSSQTKDKLVSSEVRPAVENVMNEALNNWLEEHPQEARTLVGKVVEAAAAREAARKARELTRRKGALDIASLPGKLADCQERDPSKCELLLVEGDSAGGSAKQGRDRAFQAVLPLRGKILNVERARFDKMLSSQEIGTLITALGTGIGREEFNLDKLRYHRIIIMTDADVDGSHIRTLLLTFFFRQMPELIERGHLYIAQPPLYKATRGKSSIYLKDERALEDYLIGEGVENAALQLETGVAFQGDQLKGLIDEARLVRQVLNSLHTRYDRKAVEQAAIAGALRPDVAEDPQKGPAAAAYIAQRLDAISEELERGWTGEVREGGYVFSRTVRGVTQTATLDQALIASQEAKKLDERATTLQDVYAKPAKLVRKNDEMQIDGPLSLFNAVIASGRKGLQLQRYKGLGEMTAQQLWETTLDRDVRSLLQVKVKDTTDADDLFVKLMGDVVEPRREFIQENALSVANLDV